A genomic region of Micromonospora sp. NBRC 110009 contains the following coding sequences:
- a CDS encoding metal-sulfur cluster assembly factor: MSSEETATAATPATGGGKAAIADIEEAMKDVVDPELGINVVDLGLVYGIHVDDQNVATLDMTLTSAACPLTDVIEDQARQALTTGPGGGLVGDIRINWVWLPPWGPDKITDEGRDQLRSLGFNV, from the coding sequence ATGAGCAGCGAGGAGACCGCCACCGCGGCGACGCCGGCGACCGGCGGCGGCAAGGCCGCCATCGCCGACATCGAGGAGGCGATGAAGGACGTCGTCGACCCGGAGCTGGGCATCAACGTGGTCGACCTGGGCCTGGTGTACGGCATCCACGTCGACGACCAGAACGTGGCCACCCTGGACATGACGCTGACCTCGGCGGCCTGCCCGCTGACCGACGTCATCGAGGACCAGGCCCGGCAGGCGCTGACCACCGGCCCGGGCGGCGGGCTGGTCGGCGACATCCGGATCAACTGGGTCTGGCTGCCGCCGTGGGGCCCCGACAAGATCACCGACGAGGGGCGCGACCAGCTCCGCTCCCTCGGCTTCAACGTCTGA
- the sufC gene encoding Fe-S cluster assembly ATPase SufC, which yields MSTLEIRDLKVSVKLPEGELKPILHGVDLTVKSGETHAIMGPNGSGKSTLAYSIAGHPKYQITGGSVTLDGEDVLAMSVDERARAGLFLAMQYPVEVPGVSVANFLRTAKTAIDGEAPKLRTWAGELRGAMEKLQMDPAFAQRNVNEGFSGGEKKRHEIVQLELLKPKMAILDETDSGLDVDALRVVSEGVNRVRDTGDTGLLLITHYTRILRYIKPDFVHVFVAGRIVEQGGPELADKLEEEGYERYVAGAGSARA from the coding sequence ATGAGCACCCTGGAGATCCGCGACCTGAAGGTGTCGGTCAAGCTGCCCGAGGGTGAGCTCAAGCCGATCCTGCACGGTGTCGACCTGACCGTGAAGTCGGGCGAGACCCACGCGATCATGGGCCCGAACGGCTCCGGCAAGTCGACTCTGGCGTACTCGATCGCCGGCCACCCCAAATACCAGATCACCGGCGGCTCGGTGACCCTCGACGGCGAGGACGTGCTGGCCATGTCCGTCGACGAGCGGGCCCGCGCCGGCCTCTTCCTGGCCATGCAGTACCCGGTCGAGGTGCCCGGCGTCTCCGTCGCCAACTTCCTGCGTACCGCCAAGACCGCCATCGACGGCGAGGCGCCGAAGCTGCGCACCTGGGCCGGCGAGCTGCGCGGCGCCATGGAGAAGCTCCAGATGGACCCGGCGTTCGCCCAGCGCAACGTCAACGAGGGCTTCTCCGGCGGCGAGAAGAAGCGGCACGAGATCGTGCAGCTGGAGCTGCTCAAGCCGAAGATGGCCATCCTCGACGAGACCGACTCCGGCCTCGACGTGGACGCGCTGCGCGTGGTCAGCGAGGGCGTCAACCGGGTCCGGGACACCGGCGACACCGGTCTGCTGCTGATCACCCACTACACCCGCATCCTGCGCTACATCAAGCCGGACTTCGTGCACGTCTTCGTCGCCGGGCGCATCGTCGAGCAGGGCGGCCCGGAGCTGGCCGACAAGCTCGAGGAAGAGGGCTACGAGCGGTACGTCGCCGGGGCCGGCTCGGCGCGGGCCTGA
- a CDS encoding cysteine desulfurase, whose protein sequence is MTTIAIPGGMPQYDDVPRFDVATVRADFPILDREINGHRLVYLDSANTSHKPRQVLDVLAEHYARHNANVSRSVHTLGTEATEAYEGARAKIAAFINAPSADEVVFTKNSTEAINLVAYAFSNASLRPDADPRFRLGPGDEIVISEMEHHSNIVPWQLLAERTGATLRWFPVTEHGRLDESGLDDLVNERTKIVSLVHMSNILGTVNATSRITQRVREVGALLLLDCSQSVPHLPMDVVDYDADFIVFTGHKMCGPTGIGVLWGRGELLAAMPPVFGGGSMIETVTMARSTFAAPPARFEAGTPPIAEAVALGAAVDYLTGIGMRAIQWHEKELTAYALDALATVPELRVFGPNVPVGRGGTISFALGDVHPHDVGQVLDSLGVQVRVGHHCAKPVCSRFGVPAMTRASFYLYTTTEEIDALVAGLEQVRKVFG, encoded by the coding sequence ATGACCACCATCGCCATTCCTGGGGGAATGCCGCAGTACGACGACGTGCCGCGTTTCGACGTGGCCACGGTGCGCGCCGACTTCCCGATCCTGGACCGGGAGATCAACGGGCACCGGCTGGTCTATCTCGACAGCGCCAACACCTCGCACAAGCCGCGGCAGGTGCTCGACGTGCTCGCCGAGCACTACGCCCGGCACAACGCCAACGTGTCCCGCTCGGTGCACACGCTCGGCACCGAGGCGACCGAGGCGTACGAGGGGGCCCGGGCGAAGATCGCCGCGTTCATCAACGCGCCGAGCGCCGACGAGGTGGTGTTCACCAAGAACTCCACCGAGGCGATCAACCTGGTGGCGTACGCGTTCTCCAACGCCTCGCTGCGGCCGGACGCCGACCCCCGGTTCCGGCTCGGCCCCGGCGACGAGATCGTGATCTCCGAGATGGAGCACCACTCGAACATCGTCCCGTGGCAGCTCCTCGCCGAGCGGACCGGCGCGACCCTGCGCTGGTTCCCGGTCACCGAGCACGGCCGGCTGGACGAGTCCGGGCTGGACGACCTGGTCAACGAGCGGACGAAGATCGTCTCGCTGGTGCACATGTCCAACATCCTCGGCACGGTCAACGCCACCTCCCGGATCACCCAGCGGGTCCGCGAGGTGGGCGCGCTGCTGCTGCTCGACTGCTCGCAGTCGGTGCCGCACCTGCCGATGGACGTGGTCGACTACGACGCCGACTTCATCGTCTTCACCGGGCACAAGATGTGCGGCCCGACCGGCATCGGCGTGCTGTGGGGCCGGGGTGAGCTGCTGGCGGCGATGCCGCCGGTGTTCGGCGGCGGCTCGATGATCGAGACCGTGACGATGGCACGGTCGACGTTCGCCGCGCCGCCGGCCCGGTTCGAGGCGGGCACCCCGCCGATCGCCGAGGCCGTGGCGCTCGGCGCGGCGGTGGACTACCTCACCGGGATCGGGATGCGCGCCATCCAGTGGCACGAGAAGGAGCTGACGGCGTACGCGCTGGACGCCCTCGCCACCGTGCCGGAGCTGCGCGTGTTCGGCCCGAACGTGCCGGTCGGCCGGGGCGGGACGATCTCGTTCGCGCTGGGCGACGTGCACCCGCACGACGTCGGGCAGGTGCTCGACTCGCTGGGTGTGCAGGTCCGGGTGGGGCACCACTGCGCGAAGCCGGTGTGCAGCCGGTTCGGCGTGCCGGCCATGACGCGGGCGTCGTTCTACCTGTACACCACCACGGAGGAGATCGACGCGCTGGTGGCCGGTCTCGAGCAGGTGCGGAAGGTGTTCGGCTGA
- a CDS encoding M12 family metallo-peptidase, translating into MRKILVRPPDRRSRADRARRGRFAAVLVAALVATVLPVLASPAPAGAAPPADSGWRKVDGKPAPTRAGRKATVQAKRLTAYTLDRNSMKGLLDKAPAERTRGLRPSAQVVTLPAPDGTYQRFALVDSPAMEAGLAAAHPEISTYAGRGLDDPTATVRADLTPLGFHASVRSASGNWYVDPYYHLDQSLYASYFARDLENPHGDLVEREDVMEAARDLADEVGVAPAEVPAGPQVKLRTYRVALVTDPSYATFFGAENVTAAKVTLMNRVTQIYEDETAIRLVLINDTDKTNLNTPALATEPNGPCGAAACFTPAQLSSCGGGTLSRNRIVLGQLVGAGNYDVGHIGLGVNGGGVASLGVIGGNGKAQGCTGLPTPIGDFYAVDYVAHEMGHQFAGNHTFNGTQYNCSGGNRSAANSYEPGSGSSIMAYAGICQQDNLQPHSDPYWSHRSYTEITNYITSTRPAINEVQTVSLRDFATDGDSFTVSWNGVESVPIVRGANYTTAGIKAAIEAIAGWPAGATVTVAAFGGSGVLNDTGFQVTFGGTLAATNVAPLALASLTDASGFVGETAKGGAIDNGGFLVEENGNHAPVVTVPETVAIPVRTPFALTGSATDSDGDPLTYLWEQNDRGGATGTALVNNTKVNGPLFRVFGTAAYVSPSDTLKYHSPGLNAVTTDPTRVFPDMAQILAGNTNARAGACPAAPAPPPTGGASNVPADLVDCYSEFLPTRDWVGFTNDRTMHFKLTARDGRPGGGGVGSADVAVVLAPDAGPFLVTSQGSAAVLDGGSMQTVTWDVAGTDGAPVNATQVRITLSADGGKTFPYVLAEQTPNSGSATVALPNVATKQARIRIEAVGNVFFDLNDADLTIRAVPVVSNDAPAGGAAVQYSDALAPTVTVTATDADTVGAELTAAAAGLPAGLSLAVSATSGADTPGTRSWTVTGTAGAVPGDYPVTVTVADGTGLAATTSFTIRVTAEDAAASWAGDTWVTTAGASGTALLRAVVRDGSVLPGATDTTAGDIRTGTVTFAEGGVPLCTGVLDLLGSDTTTGSASCEATLAAGSHTVTATVGGHYTGGTSAQVTVAASDGSFLTGDGVLAAGRSAGRYPAAAGSPVTVDLVGKPAQVGKITTGSATVGFRSGGRNYQIRGTAVDGLGLSRTGGVAQVRYRADLVDSTGTVVAGGLTLAVTVTDEGAPGRNDTVGVTLWNGGALLFSSDWTGGGTAEVKLTSGNLSLH; encoded by the coding sequence GTGAGGAAAATCCTGGTACGTCCACCGGACCGCCGTTCACGAGCTGACCGGGCACGGCGCGGCCGGTTCGCCGCCGTCCTGGTCGCCGCGCTGGTGGCGACGGTGCTGCCGGTGCTGGCGTCCCCCGCCCCGGCCGGCGCGGCCCCGCCCGCCGACAGCGGGTGGCGGAAGGTGGACGGCAAGCCCGCGCCGACCAGGGCCGGTCGCAAGGCGACCGTGCAGGCCAAGCGGCTGACCGCGTACACCCTGGACCGGAACAGCATGAAGGGCCTGCTCGACAAGGCACCGGCGGAGCGGACCCGCGGCCTCCGCCCGTCGGCGCAGGTCGTGACGCTGCCCGCGCCCGACGGGACGTACCAGCGGTTCGCGCTGGTGGACTCGCCGGCGATGGAAGCCGGCCTGGCCGCGGCGCACCCGGAGATCAGCACGTACGCCGGCCGGGGCCTGGACGACCCGACCGCGACCGTCCGCGCGGACCTGACCCCGCTGGGCTTCCACGCCTCGGTCCGCTCGGCGTCCGGCAACTGGTACGTCGATCCCTACTACCACCTGGACCAGAGCCTCTACGCCAGCTACTTCGCCCGCGACCTGGAGAACCCGCACGGGGACCTGGTCGAGCGGGAGGACGTGATGGAGGCGGCCCGCGACCTGGCGGACGAGGTGGGCGTGGCGCCCGCCGAGGTCCCCGCCGGGCCGCAGGTGAAGCTGCGCACCTACCGGGTGGCGCTGGTGACCGACCCCTCCTACGCCACCTTCTTCGGCGCCGAGAACGTCACGGCGGCCAAGGTCACCCTGATGAACCGGGTCACCCAGATCTACGAGGACGAGACGGCGATCCGGCTCGTGCTGATCAACGACACCGACAAGACCAACCTGAACACCCCCGCCCTGGCCACCGAGCCCAACGGCCCGTGCGGCGCCGCGGCCTGCTTCACCCCGGCGCAGCTCAGCTCGTGCGGCGGCGGCACGCTCAGCCGCAACCGGATCGTGCTCGGCCAGCTCGTCGGCGCCGGCAACTACGACGTGGGCCACATCGGCCTCGGCGTGAACGGCGGCGGCGTGGCCAGCCTCGGCGTGATTGGCGGCAACGGCAAGGCCCAGGGCTGCACCGGCCTGCCCACCCCGATCGGCGACTTCTACGCGGTGGACTACGTGGCGCACGAGATGGGCCACCAGTTCGCCGGCAACCACACCTTCAACGGCACCCAGTACAACTGCTCGGGCGGCAACCGGAGCGCGGCCAACTCGTACGAGCCGGGCAGCGGGTCGTCCATCATGGCGTACGCCGGGATCTGCCAGCAGGACAACCTCCAGCCGCACAGCGACCCGTACTGGTCGCACCGCAGCTACACCGAGATCACCAACTACATCACCTCCACCCGCCCGGCGATCAACGAGGTGCAGACCGTCTCGCTGCGCGACTTCGCCACCGACGGCGACTCGTTCACGGTCTCCTGGAACGGCGTCGAGTCCGTGCCGATCGTGCGGGGAGCCAACTACACCACGGCCGGCATCAAGGCCGCCATCGAGGCGATCGCCGGCTGGCCGGCCGGCGCGACCGTCACCGTCGCCGCCTTCGGCGGCAGCGGCGTCCTCAACGACACCGGCTTCCAGGTCACCTTCGGCGGCACGCTGGCTGCCACCAACGTCGCCCCGCTCGCCCTCGCGAGCCTCACCGACGCGTCCGGGTTCGTCGGCGAGACCGCCAAGGGTGGCGCGATCGACAACGGCGGATTCCTGGTCGAGGAGAACGGCAACCACGCGCCGGTGGTCACCGTGCCGGAGACGGTCGCCATCCCGGTGCGTACGCCGTTCGCGCTGACCGGCAGCGCCACCGACTCGGACGGCGACCCGCTCACCTACCTGTGGGAGCAGAACGACCGGGGCGGCGCGACCGGCACCGCGCTGGTGAACAACACCAAGGTGAACGGTCCGCTGTTCCGGGTCTTCGGCACGGCCGCGTACGTCTCGCCGAGCGACACCCTCAAGTACCACTCGCCGGGCCTGAACGCGGTGACCACCGACCCGACCCGGGTGTTCCCGGACATGGCGCAGATCCTGGCCGGCAACACGAACGCCCGGGCGGGCGCCTGCCCGGCCGCGCCGGCGCCGCCGCCCACGGGCGGCGCCTCCAACGTGCCGGCGGACCTGGTCGACTGCTACTCCGAGTTCCTGCCCACCCGGGACTGGGTCGGCTTCACCAACGACCGGACCATGCACTTCAAGCTCACCGCCCGGGACGGCCGGCCGGGTGGCGGCGGCGTCGGCAGCGCCGACGTGGCCGTGGTGCTGGCGCCGGACGCCGGGCCGTTCCTGGTCACCTCGCAGGGCTCCGCCGCCGTCCTGGACGGCGGTTCCATGCAGACGGTGACCTGGGACGTGGCCGGCACCGACGGGGCACCGGTGAACGCCACCCAGGTGCGGATCACGCTCTCCGCCGACGGGGGAAAGACCTTCCCGTACGTGCTGGCCGAGCAGACGCCGAACTCGGGCAGCGCCACGGTGGCCCTGCCGAACGTGGCGACGAAGCAGGCGCGGATCCGGATCGAGGCGGTCGGCAACGTCTTCTTCGACCTCAACGACGCCGACCTCACCATCCGGGCCGTGCCCGTGGTGTCGAACGACGCCCCGGCGGGCGGGGCCGCGGTCCAGTACAGCGACGCGCTGGCGCCGACGGTCACCGTCACCGCGACCGACGCGGACACCGTGGGGGCGGAGCTCACCGCCGCCGCGGCCGGCCTGCCCGCCGGCCTGTCGCTGGCCGTGTCGGCCACCTCCGGCGCCGACACCCCGGGGACCCGGAGCTGGACGGTCACCGGGACCGCCGGCGCGGTGCCGGGGGACTACCCGGTCACAGTGACGGTCGCCGACGGCACCGGCCTGGCGGCCACCACCTCGTTCACGATCCGGGTCACCGCCGAGGACGCGGCGGCGAGCTGGGCCGGTGACACCTGGGTGACCACCGCCGGCGCCTCCGGCACGGCCCTGCTGCGGGCCGTCGTCCGGGACGGCTCGGTGCTGCCCGGCGCGACGGACACCACCGCGGGGGACATCCGGACCGGCACGGTCACCTTCGCCGAGGGCGGCGTGCCGCTCTGCACCGGCGTGCTGGACCTGCTCGGGTCGGACACCACCACCGGGTCCGCGTCGTGCGAGGCCACCCTGGCGGCGGGCAGCCACACGGTCACCGCGACGGTCGGCGGCCACTACACGGGCGGCACCAGCGCCCAGGTGACGGTCGCGGCCTCCGACGGGTCGTTCCTCACCGGTGACGGGGTGCTGGCCGCGGGCCGGTCCGCCGGCCGGTACCCGGCGGCCGCCGGGTCGCCGGTGACCGTGGACCTGGTCGGCAAGCCGGCTCAGGTCGGCAAGATCACGACCGGTTCCGCGACCGTCGGGTTCCGGTCCGGCGGCCGGAACTACCAGATCCGGGGTACGGCCGTCGACGGCCTCGGCCTGAGCCGGACCGGCGGGGTGGCGCAGGTGCGCTACCGGGCCGACCTGGTCGACAGCACCGGCACGGTGGTGGCCGGCGGGTTGACCCTGGCCGTGACGGTGACCGACGAGGGTGCGCCCGGCCGGAACGACACCGTCGGGGTCACCCTGTGGAACGGCGGGGCGCTGCTCTTCTCGTCCGACTGGACGGGAGGCGGCACCGCGGAGGTGAAGCTGACCAGCGGCAACCTCAGCCTGCACTGA
- the ypfJ gene encoding KPN_02809 family neutral zinc metallopeptidase: MELNENARIDTSQVEDRRGSGGGGGMGIPIPIGGGRGGIIGLVIAVLVALIGGGFGLNAMGGGGGSDQGDNTSLEQKCSAQDALKQLDCRNTLYVNSIQAYWRTAMPEVFGQQYQPAKTVFFSQNVNTGCGAADSGVGPFYCPADDLVYIDLTFYRLLADQLGAAGEFAQPYVLAHEYGHHVQDLLGTEAQMRRQQQRDPNNANALSVKLELQADCYAGAWAKNATGTADEQGQKIFTSITEQDIQQAIDTAEKIGDDAIQKRAGRPVNPDEFTHGTSEQRQQWFTKGWSTGDPKACDTFGGSL, encoded by the coding sequence ATGGAGCTGAACGAGAACGCGCGGATCGACACCAGCCAGGTGGAGGACCGGCGAGGGTCCGGCGGAGGCGGCGGGATGGGCATCCCGATCCCGATCGGCGGCGGGCGTGGCGGGATCATCGGCCTCGTCATCGCCGTGCTCGTCGCCCTGATCGGCGGCGGCTTCGGGCTGAACGCGATGGGCGGGGGCGGCGGCTCCGACCAGGGCGACAACACCTCCCTGGAGCAGAAGTGCTCGGCGCAGGACGCGCTCAAGCAGCTCGACTGCCGCAACACGCTCTACGTCAACTCGATCCAGGCGTACTGGCGCACCGCCATGCCGGAGGTTTTCGGCCAGCAGTACCAGCCGGCCAAGACCGTCTTCTTCAGCCAGAACGTGAACACCGGCTGTGGCGCGGCCGACTCCGGCGTCGGCCCGTTCTACTGCCCGGCCGACGACCTGGTCTACATCGACCTCACCTTCTACCGGCTGCTCGCCGACCAGCTCGGCGCGGCGGGCGAGTTCGCCCAGCCGTACGTCCTGGCCCACGAGTACGGCCACCACGTGCAGGACCTGCTCGGCACCGAGGCGCAGATGCGCCGCCAGCAGCAGCGCGACCCGAACAACGCCAACGCGCTCTCGGTGAAGCTGGAGCTGCAGGCCGACTGCTACGCCGGTGCCTGGGCCAAGAACGCCACCGGGACCGCCGACGAGCAGGGCCAGAAGATCTTCACGAGCATCACCGAGCAGGACATCCAGCAGGCGATCGACACCGCCGAGAAGATCGGCGACGACGCGATCCAGAAGCGCGCCGGCCGGCCGGTGAACCCGGACGAGTTCACCCACGGCACCTCGGAGCAGCGCCAGCAGTGGTTCACCAAGGGCTGGTCCACGGGCGACCCGAAGGCCTGCGACACCTTCGGCGGCAGCCTCTGA
- a CDS encoding YybH family protein: MTGAEAEILRTVLDGWRSAVDAHEPERVASYFTEDAIFQGLRPYTVGRDAVADYYASQPIGLTAAYDIRESRRLADDLVLGYLSVEFAFTDRPTLAVHLGVIVRRVGATWLISHYQVSRLG, from the coding sequence ATGACCGGCGCCGAGGCAGAGATTCTGCGGACCGTCCTCGACGGGTGGCGGTCCGCCGTCGACGCCCACGAGCCCGAGCGCGTCGCGTCGTACTTCACCGAGGACGCGATCTTTCAGGGCCTGCGCCCGTACACCGTCGGCCGTGACGCCGTCGCCGACTACTACGCCTCGCAACCGATCGGCCTGACCGCCGCGTACGACATCCGCGAGAGCCGGCGTCTCGCCGACGACCTCGTCCTCGGCTACCTGAGCGTCGAGTTCGCCTTCACCGACCGGCCGACCCTGGCCGTCCACCTCGGGGTGATCGTGCGCCGGGTCGGTGCCACCTGGTTGATCAGCCACTACCAGGTGTCCCGGCTCGGCTGA
- the sufU gene encoding Fe-S cluster assembly sulfur transfer protein SufU, translating into MQLDQLYQEIILDHYKHPHGRGLRDAADPDARVGEAHHVNPTCGDEITVRVATDGKVFTDISYDGMGCSISQASASILHELLRGRLADDAAVVHEAFVALMSGRGQVTPDEEVLGDGVAFAGVARYPARVKCALLSWMAFKDAAARAGVGVSPTEVKA; encoded by the coding sequence ATGCAGCTCGACCAGCTCTACCAGGAGATCATCCTGGACCACTACAAGCACCCGCACGGCCGTGGGCTGCGGGACGCTGCGGACCCGGACGCCCGGGTCGGCGAGGCGCATCACGTCAACCCGACCTGCGGCGACGAGATCACCGTGCGGGTGGCCACCGACGGCAAGGTGTTCACGGACATCTCGTACGACGGGATGGGCTGCTCGATCAGCCAGGCGTCGGCGAGCATTCTGCACGAGCTGCTGCGCGGCCGGCTGGCGGACGACGCCGCCGTGGTGCACGAGGCGTTCGTGGCGTTGATGTCCGGGCGTGGCCAGGTCACGCCCGACGAGGAAGTGCTCGGAGACGGGGTGGCGTTCGCGGGTGTCGCGCGCTACCCGGCCCGGGTGAAGTGCGCGTTGCTGTCGTGGATGGCGTTCAAGGACGCCGCGGCACGCGCCGGGGTGGGCGTGAGCCCGACGGAGGTGAAGGCATGA
- a CDS encoding acVLRF1 family peptidyl-tRNA hydrolase, which produces MSSRPAAGGGRWVEVDPTRVTRWVEGFADRHGPPTTAVEGYGLLLAAPDGATAELHTPPGAPASADVTGFGAAAGAARRLGLLLARKGAVAVGVADGPDLVVSKVDTRYVQGRTAAGGWSQQRFARRRDNQAKAALGDAAELAVRLLLPEAATLAALVCGGDRRAVDTVLADRRLAPLAALRADRLLDVPEPRHAVLVGAVAAARAVRIRVCDPAPERAA; this is translated from the coding sequence ATGAGCAGCCGACCCGCGGCCGGGGGCGGCCGGTGGGTCGAGGTCGACCCGACCCGCGTCACCCGCTGGGTCGAGGGCTTCGCCGACCGGCACGGTCCGCCCACCACCGCCGTAGAGGGGTACGGCCTGCTGCTCGCCGCCCCGGACGGCGCCACCGCCGAGCTGCACACCCCGCCTGGCGCCCCGGCCAGCGCCGACGTGACCGGGTTCGGGGCCGCCGCCGGCGCGGCCCGCCGGCTCGGCCTGCTGCTGGCCCGCAAGGGCGCGGTGGCGGTCGGCGTTGCCGACGGCCCCGACCTCGTCGTCTCCAAGGTTGACACTCGCTACGTGCAGGGGCGCACCGCCGCGGGTGGCTGGTCGCAGCAGCGGTTCGCCCGGCGGCGGGACAACCAGGCGAAGGCGGCCCTGGGCGACGCGGCGGAGCTGGCCGTACGGCTGCTGTTGCCGGAGGCCGCGACACTGGCCGCCCTGGTCTGCGGGGGTGACCGGCGGGCGGTGGACACCGTGCTGGCCGACCGGCGGCTGGCCCCGCTCGCCGCGCTGCGCGCGGACCGGCTGCTCGACGTGCCGGAACCCCGGCACGCGGTGCTGGTCGGCGCGGTCGCCGCCGCCCGCGCGGTGCGGATCCGGGTCTGCGACCCGGCACCCGAGCGCGCCGCCTGA
- a CDS encoding LysE family transporter, translating to MTAAFVAGLVAGYGVAIPVGAIAILILGLSARTSFRVGAAGALGVATADGLYAAVAALGGAAVAGRLTPVAGPLRWVAAGVLLALAAHGAWRALRPPAPAGPSPVRGGLDTPTRAFGAILALTLLNPATVVYFTALVLGRGDAAGSGTRAALLFTLGAFLASASWQLVIAGGGTLIGRALTGRRGRRVTALLSTAIIAALAVATLLGG from the coding sequence ATGACCGCCGCGTTCGTGGCCGGCCTGGTGGCCGGCTACGGCGTAGCCATCCCCGTCGGCGCGATCGCCATCCTCATCCTCGGGCTCAGCGCGCGCACCTCGTTCCGGGTCGGCGCGGCCGGGGCGCTCGGCGTCGCCACCGCGGACGGCCTCTACGCGGCCGTGGCGGCGCTCGGCGGCGCGGCGGTGGCCGGTCGGCTCACACCGGTCGCCGGTCCGCTGCGCTGGGTGGCCGCCGGGGTGCTGCTCGCCCTCGCCGCGCACGGGGCCTGGCGGGCGCTGCGCCCACCCGCGCCGGCCGGCCCGTCGCCGGTGCGTGGCGGCCTCGACACCCCGACCCGGGCGTTCGGGGCGATCCTCGCCCTGACCCTGCTCAACCCGGCGACCGTCGTCTACTTCACGGCCCTCGTCCTGGGCCGGGGCGACGCGGCCGGGTCCGGTACCCGGGCGGCCCTGCTCTTCACCCTCGGGGCCTTCCTCGCCTCGGCCAGTTGGCAGTTGGTGATCGCCGGCGGCGGCACGCTGATCGGTCGGGCCCTCACCGGCCGGCGCGGCCGCCGGGTCACCGCCCTGCTGTCCACCGCCATCATCGCGGCACTCGCCGTCGCCACCCTGCTGGGCGGCTGA